The nucleotide window AAAAAGATTACAATCCAAGAAACATATAAGTGAATAGAAAAACAAGTGCTATTAATTGTTCACGCAATTGACACTTGTTATCACCAACAAGTTTGGTGTAGTCTTTTATACTGAGATGTAAATTAGAATTAGCGGTTGCTGttaattcttcttcttgtaAATGTTGGCACTAACTCTTTTTTAACCCTTGGGTAAGAATAAAAGAAAGGGAGGGGTAAGAATCGCCTTTATCCTTGTCTTGGTATATGAAAGTTGATGCTATGAATGTAACCATGTTACACAATTGATGATCCCTCTCctctattaaaattttattgatgattaattaatttcattttccGTAGAGTTGGGTTTGATTTGGTATAACTTGTGATCCATTTATAGTTTGAGTTTCCAGAAATACCTTTCAACATACATGAGACATCTATTTTTCATAGTGCTTCCACCCAATAATCAGCCATgcagtaaataaaaaaaaaaaaattaaaacaaaatcaacTAGATATTATGAAAATGATTCTGGACAACTACTTTTACCTAACTTCCAATGTCCATACATGTTAAGTGTGAGTTTGTGGGTTGTATTCCAGAAACGAATACATCGATCTGTAGTTCCTCCTCCAGATGCAAGGAGTCCATGAACATGAGGAAATCACGCTATTGCTTTAACAGTTGTCGTGTGCTCACATTACTTCAGAACAGGCTGAGTTGAATGTTGATTCCAAACAAGCAACTACAGACATATAAAGGAAATTATTAGTGTACCAGTGCATGAAAATCAAAGGAGTTACACAGCAGAAAAGGGAGTTAGAAAGTTGATGAAACTTGCAAGTGCATACTCATTTATCATTTCCTACAGATGCTAAACTCACGGTTATCATAAGACCACTTCAGTCCAAAAACCTTTGAAACCCCAAACAAGGTTTACTAGaatcaaataataaatcatTACCAAAGTCATATATAAGTTCTGAAAACGAAAATCAAACTTACACAACAATTGAAGTGTCCTGCAAGATAAGGCATGGAGAACATGTAAGAAAGATGCGAGGGATAGGCATTGTGCCTGTACCTGGAAAACAAGCTAAGGGGCttattcaaatcaaatatatacaaagaAAAGGTTAGGAAAAGAATTTGTCAATTAGGTTTGAAAAAAAAGTTGCCAGGTCAAAAAATTACAAGTTCCAAATTTCGCATATAAAAAACAGGCTGGAAAAGCaacaaaacaattaaaaatcaatGAACTTGAAATAAGATTATTAAAAGATGATGGACACACCAGCAACTCCTAAAATAGACTTGAAATTCATGGCAGAAGAAGCATGGATAATAGTTGTTTGAATATGTGccttagaagaagaagatgatgctTGAGAAGTTGTTATTGCTTCTAATTTTTTCTTGCTCTTTCTCTTTGATGGTGTTGAAATGCTTGATCCAAATGTCCCTGGACTTAACTTCCATCTCTTCTTTAAGTTCAACACCCTCACCCTATAACATAATCGCAAACATtacattttcgaaatttttatagcACATTTAAcaaaattcatttatttttcgtATATTTATACAGACATTCAATTTATATTCTTCTGCcaatatgagacacataaaacTCTTTATTCTAATCATACTATTAACATTAATCTCTTGTACTTAAATGCTATGTTACAATGGCATTACTTTGACTACTTACAATAGTCAACACACAAGAGCTCAAAATGGATAATCTTTCCCAAACATCAACCCAGAAAATCATACTTTGGACTTATGAGGAGTTTGAATTATGATATTATTCATTTTATGCGCTTTGCAACGTTGAAATGGATGCAAATCTTGtcatttcagttttttttttcttcctttaaaATTAGTTGGAAATAAAGGTAGGATTAGGAGGATAATTACCTTAGCTGATAAATTATCAGCAGCCacttgcaatttaatttctgttcTAAATCTGTCACTTGGTTCTAGACTAAGTTTCATGAGAACTCTTTAGGGCTGCCTCTAGTTCCAACCTTTGAGATTCTACTCCTTTCTGCTTGGaatttcaagaaaaaaaggaaCTAATACAAGAGAAACACTAGTTTGAAATATTTTAAAGGAATAGCTCAAACACTTAGTATGACcacaattcaatcaatcatgtgtcaaataatttgttattgttattatattaaaatgttaatataataagttccttgattaaatttagagatttataattataatagtaattataatattaagagatgaatcttttataatttaatctaaattattcttggtcatagaattattaaaaaggacattataatccaaaaaaataatatatataatagttttcatcagatgaagattaatagatctcatttattaaattatatatatagatggtgcatatagagatatgacTATTGTATTGACTCAATTTGAGAATTCCtaataatggttataattaccgcaTAGTTGTCACTAGGATATTttcaagatgaacatagtaatagagtttcctttgacctgcgaactattatagtaattaacaatgtatttattatactttgatttcgagtacctaataccctagggtgctagttgaatggatattgggtatgatttaaatacttgtagaattaatgattagtcaataagaAATCTgtcaactctcggtaaagagtttgagctctatgattataacgactgagatgaataaaaccttagccaaggagattgaatgaatgaagaaatgagttttttaagtcattcacagttcattataataataatggtaacaagttagagttttgacaattaaaccatactctaagggttaaTCAAGAGTTATAAAGATTGAAGGAATTATACTTTATTCTTCTGAGCTTCTTAGTAAAAGTagattacttcatactatcgggtcgttgaggagtgttgctagacgccaaccttgattagtaaatttagtatgactaatttactatcTGCTTAGTATTGAACTTATGGGGTTAtacactaacgagtgttctaatatttgctttagaattatttaattattattttgatttgatcaaataaataattatattaattcaaatggaatcttattatattctttgcgagcaccaaaaatataataataatatgataattgagaatattaaatgagatttgagaataattagttattctatttttaaatttgaattctaagtttggatGAAATTCTAACTGATTCTGTTTCAAATTGAGctatgatatgattcataaatttgaaagattcaagtttaaaatagtaagatatgattcaaatttgaattgagattcaaatttaaaattagtaacaaatctcatactatatatatgtatgccaaGAGTAGAGGAATAACAGatgaaaataaaacacaagtgttttattcctttacctctacACACACATAAACGTATGTGAGCCaattcttggagaagaattttatggcgtgcaaagagttgcaagaggtttctcaatttagatcagatgtccATTGGTCAAAGAGTTGACAATAAAGATTGGTCTCGGTATGGATACGCATAACGCTTTTGTACCATCGAAGGAGAAAGTGATTTTTACTAGCGTGCACAGGTATTTAGATCTGATCTATACatatattattggaataaagtataagcacaaaatatatctttaggattattttcttttcttccgctGCATGTTATAAACACATGGTAATCCTTCAGCTTCTACCTTCAAGTTCAACTTATTATTGAGCTATTTTGTGTTGTGtgttaatttaacaaaaataattactatcCTAATAGATAAAACCAAATCAAAATGAAAATACATAAACATTCTTCCGAATTATAGTGAGAAATCAAAATCAGAGATACGAAATTGAAGTACCTTGACTAAAGGAGAAAATCAGCTTAACCGGAagaatattgttgttgttactggAGAAGAAGTTATCACAGGAGGCGACGTTGAGAAAAGAACGACGCGATGCTAGCAACGGCAGATCTAGACGAAAATGTGACGATCTGCGACAATGGTGGAACGAACAGAGGAAGTATGCGGCGAGGGGCAGACGACGATAAAGACTCGAGGAGGAGAGATGGCACCGACGAGAATGGCGCCGACTAGGACTCGCGGAAAGTGACTTCTCTCTCCACTTCGCCGGAGAGTGAGGGAGGCAGCGAGAGGGACGCTGTGTGGGGAGAGAgcttagggttagggttgaaaaatgatgcttttttttaatttattttgaaatcgAGTTTGTTCCTATTATTTAAAACAGTGACCAATTTAGCAACTAATTAATttgtaacttttattttttagttggtTGCAAATTCAGTCACTAACCAACTGCTCTAATGCTAAGATTTTATAGTTGGTCGCTAAAATCGATTACTATATTAATCCTTAGCAACTGATTTAGTGACCGCTACCTTAGTGACCAActattttattaacatatttttaagTCAGTTGCTAATTTGGTCGCTAAATTATAAAATAGCAACCAATTGAGTAACTGAATGCTTTAAAACCAGCATTTTATAGTTGATCGCTATCTTAACACTTAGCACCGATTTAGCAACCGCTACCTTAGCGGCCGAATTAGCGACCAACGAACTATTTTATCAACATATTTTTAAGTCGGTTGCTAATTCGGtcactaaattataaaattgcaACTAATTTAGCGACCGAATGCGTTAAAACCATCATTTTATAATTGGTCGCTAAATCGATCGATATCTTAACACTTAGCAACAGATTTAACGACCAACTTCTTAGTGATCGATTTAGCGACTAACCACCATTAAGCTTGTTTTGGTTGCTAATTCGGTtgttaagttaaaaaaatagcGACCGATTTCAACGACCGACTAGATTAGCATTGTTATTGGTAACTAAATCGgtcactaatttttattttagtgaccAATTTAGCAACCAAGAGTGGGTGGTCACTAAATCGGTCACTAATTGAaatttagcgaccgatttagtaaccaatttttttaaatccaaGAAAAGTTTGATTGGTGGTAAAATTGGTCGCTAAAATCGGTCGCTATTTTGAAACTTTCTTGTAGTGTGTAATTGCTCCAGAAAttgattctaaaattttctgCAAACATGATCAACTAACATAAAAAGTCATGGCATATGGAATTACTTTgtctctatttatttttttttttacttttccttcttattttgtggttgattaaatttttgtaagaCGGTTTATAGGTGCAATGGATGGGCATATGGATGGGTTTTCCTGTATGGCCAAGAATCCTACCCAATTGAAATAGATATTTCTGGTGCAATGGATGGAGGTACTTCAATTCTCCCTTATTTATTTCTCATGAGTATATGAATGTTCCATTGTTTGGGAAAAATTGGCTGAAAATTTATGCTTCTAGCTCTTGGGCTATTGAAAGAAACAGCAAGAGTGAATTCTGATTGTGAAGAATCTTCTACACATTAGTGCTTTAtagtttatataatataattttttttccaatataGTAATGCATCTATTCTTTACAATTATGTCTGTCTGTTTATAAACTGCATTTTTTGTGTTGGAGACAGTGTTAGACTTTGGAATACTTCTGTTGAATGTTGATAATCTTATGGAGTTGGGTCACTCAACTAAGAATTCTGTAGAGGTAAGATGCTAGTTCATTTTTCTTACTCCTTTTTCACCAGTTATCCTTCCTCACATAATTTCGCAAACACTCTTCTACAGCCAGCAAGTGTTCAGGTTGGGAAGAATGCATTTTTGTAAGTATTGATGTGATTCACCAGAAAAATATTGAAACttgttttaatattatttttatgtgtagCTTGCTCTTGAATGTTTAGGACTATTGATCACCAGCGGGATGGTGAACTGTTTGCCACAACTGGCGCCCAAGTAGATATATGGAATCACAACAGGTGTCAGTTTATTTATTTCGGACAAAGAACTTACCTATTTTCTTAATCTTTTTTTCCCTTTAGAATTTCTATTTAGGCCCAATTTgagtaaataacttaaataagttattttggaAAAGGAGTTTAAAGTATGAGGACTTTTATTAAtagtagcttataaataagttattttgtgtttggatttttaactatagaaatacttattttaaagttgtagcgtttggataaataacttaaaaaatacaatttttttgacATAATAGAAtggatattaaatttttttaaattgtttagaCTCAATTTAAACCAGTCTCTttcaagaattttatttttaaatttgccCAACCAACTTTGTTAAAATGTGTTCCAGGTCTATTTCGAGCCACCATCTCTTCTTTACATATTTTCATGAATATAACAGTATTTCGTTCATTCCAATCAACTTTAAATTTTCTTCCGGACTTGCCACTTTCATGAATTTGTTGGGgaagaacataaaaaaaaagaaaattataaaactaattataaaaataatagcaagttgtataaaaataaaatcacatataaaaaaaataaaattaaaatcacatataaaaaaataaaattaaaactgagatTTCATAGCATACAAAATAttcaatacaaatttaataataaaaatagaatgataaaatgataaaaaaaaatacttggaAAGAATATATGCTGGTTCAGATGGAACAGAAGATGATGGTGGTGAAGGGTCAATACTTTCAGCAGATGAATCATTACGTGAAAATGGTGATGGAAGGCCAACACTTCCAGTAGATGGAACATTGCGTATGAGGATGATGGTGGAAGGCCAGTGCTTCTAGAAGATGGAACCTTGCGTGAAAATGGTAGTGGAGGGCCAGTATTTCGAGCAGAAACAGGAAACATTTTTCCACAGAATCAAGAAcgaaagtaaatttttttgttttgaaatcaatttttttttcacggAAGTGATAAAATGACTTATCAAAAAGGAGAAAGTCATCTATTTCTACTTCTTCCAAAAGCTATGAATTAACTTTTCGAGAAGTTAAAAGCTCTTcttaaaaatagtgccaaacaCACTTATCataacttttcataatttaaaagtcaaaaaaagtaatttttgtgCGTTCCCAAACGGGCTCTTATTGGTTTGTCTTTCATATTGCATATCTGAGCCTATACGCTATAAGTAGTTGGGTCATTTTACTTCTGTTTCCCCTGCACGATGCATGAGTTCCTGCCCGTCTATGTATGtaatgtttgagtttgaatttgttaTGAGTTACTTATTTGTCTAACCTGTTTTATTATTGTAGTGACCGAGGTATAATGTTATACGATCTATGTATGGCTTCTCCAGTGACAAAAATGATAATGATGGTAATTGTTCTATTTAATTAGTTTCAATTTCAACACAGGTGTAGATTTTCATTTTCATAAGTCGAGCAATCAATTTTACTTTACTTTAGTAACTTATTCTCTTATTACTTCTAATTTCATAGTAGATTATATCATTGGTTCATTTCTCTATTGCATTCTTGCTATCATCATCATATTTGTTCTTTCTGTTTGCATTTTTATCCAAATTACTTATTCATGACTATACTGACCTTTTTCTCCCTATGTGGCAGACCAAAACGAATTCGATAGCATGGATTATGGAACCCAATAAAACCAATAAATTTCACAGCTGTAAGTTCATGAGATGAATTTAACCAGTGTTTTTCTAAGCTATTATTGTATAAAATTTTGGTTTTAGCTAActtctaaaatatttatctatgtttttgAAATTCTATCTTTTCAATTATTATTTGTATTCTTATGGATAAATTCCATGACCATGCAGGAAAATAAAGATGGAAATTGCTATAGCTATGATGCTAGAAAGTTAGATGAAGCCAAATGTGTTCATATGAATCCTGTTTCTGCAGTGTGAGATCAATGTTTCCTAAATATTTGCTATCTTTTTCATTGTGTGCATATATGTACAATTTAACAATAGACAGTTTTGTCACAAAatggatatatttttttaatagaatagtTGTTGATTTTAAGCCTTACAATGCTATTAAGCCTTAAAAATAGCACTACAGCACCATAAAGTAGTTCAAGAAACCTAGAAAGTAGGAATCATTATTCCTTATCAAACTATATTAGGTGCTTCATAGTTTTTTATTGCGGATGGCGGCTCATGGCGGTGAGCCAAAAATTTGCCATAAAATTATAGTGAATGGCATTGCGAAAAATGGCGAAAATGACGAATTACTTAAAATACACATATATGtacaaaaaaacatacaaaaaaattgcaaatataataaattataaaatttatctatATAAGCAACTTTCTAGTCATAAAACATCTAATTAATATAGTAAATATAGTAGTAAATTTAgcaaataaatataacattaaGTTCATATCATAACTCAAAAGTCATAAGCAAGCCATAAAATAGaagacataaaacataaaaactaTAAACCATCTACATTCTAGCTCTCATCAAATTCATCCAAATTAACACGATTATTATCGTGTTCCTCTACCCCATCATCATCCTCTGATTCAGTATCATTGAATTGAATctcctcttcttgttcttcttcattttcagaatcttcttcatctttaaattctggttcttcttcctcttccacaattactatttttctttttcccttttttgaaGCCTTAGACCTACTTGGTCCACCCTTTGCACCACCTCTTACGTTGcaggttctttttttttttattttcttgtcttcTAGTATATATTGTAGGCTCATGTCCTCCATTGCTTCAAAAACAAGGTTCCAACTCAAAGTGTTGTCATCTTGATGAACCAAATCAGCATCATCCATATTATTATCATCTCGAAAGGTGGTAGTTCCAATTTCTCCCACTAACCACTCATTACACTCATCAATGTCATTGAGTGCAATAGGGTCAACTTCATCTTTAAGGTTGTACCTCTCAATGAGTTGTTGGTTATACTTTATGAAGACCAAACTTTCCATCTTTTCATGATCAAGCctatttcttttcttagtaTGAATATGCTCAAATATACTCCAATTGCACTCATATCCAGAAGCACTACAAGTCAAGCTCAAGATCTTGATAGCAAGGTCTCACATGTTTGGAGCTTCATGCCCATATGTCTGTCTCCAAAAtgctataaaattaaaacaaatttgtCTAAGCCTTTAATCGAACTAAATTTATAAAGCTTTGTAAAATTTATAACAATCTTACCGGGTGAAAGCTTTTTCCTTTGAGATTTTGCAAAGGATGATCCAAAAAGTCCATAACCGACCTTATATAGTGCTTGCACCTCCAATATCTTCTCTTGCACATCTATACTTGGCACCAATCTAGTGATGCACTCAAACCACTCCTTTGTAACTTCTAAATCCAACTCAATGCGAGGATTATCATAAAACAGCTCCGGATTCAGAAAATGACCAGCTGCATGCAACGGACGATGAAGTTGGCAATTCTATCTATTGTCAACGATTTTAAAAACTTCAGAATATTTGCTCACATCATTAGAAAATGCTTTCATGATGCATTCCTTTGCCTTCTCCATTGCTTCATATATATAACCCATTTATGGCTTCTTCTCCCCATCAACAAGTCGAAGCACCCGAACAAGAGGCCCCATGATCTTAAGGGTGTATTTGACATAATTCCAAAATGAGGGCCTAATAACAATCTTTGTTGCCTCCCTCCCCTTTGCCTTTCTTGACAACTTATTCCTTACCCACTCATCTGAAGTGAACATTCTTCTTAGATTTCCTTTCTCCTCATAAAGCCTTTCCAAAGAGAGAAATGAAGTAACAAATCGGGTGACTGCATGCCTCACCAATTTCTTGCCATTTGTGAATTGACTACcacaattaaaaaaacaaactaGTAAAGCAAAACTATGATTAGCAGTGGTtgttaaaaattgttacaaaatctACTGCCCGCATTACTAACTAAGGCGGTTCACTCAATCGCTGGTATTGGTTTTGATGGCGGTTTAAAACCGCCGCTAATCACAGAAAAAATCGCTGCAAATCTCCATTCTTCTTGTAGTGTTTTATTATTGGGTTTATcaaacttgtgaatagaagtctactgtttttcctttttttggaCCACCACAAGTATCTTTTTTATTGGCATTATGATTGTACACTGCATattgaatatataaaaaagttagaattaaatatacatttaaaattataaaaatgcatactaattattttattaatacatTCAAAACTCATGAAGaatctaaaatatattaaatattgatttataaTTTACAATCCAACATTACAAGATTTGTTGATAACTCACTCTAAACTATTCataaaacaaatcaaaactTAATATTAAGAATGTATAAAAACTCACCATTATCTAAAAATATCACCATCATTTATAATATGGTAGTTCTAATTGACCATTGATAAGGAGGGTTGAAAATTTTAGCATATTTAGATAGCTATTAGAAATGCCATATAATTCAGCATATAGTATGttgaaaatatatttacttAATTGCATGTCTTGTTGAACTCTCAACCCAACATTCAAGCATCTTTCAATTACATACTATTTTTGTGTAGACAACTAAAACTCATATAATTAGTAAAACTCACATAATTAGTTGTTTTCACACAATAAATTCTGATTTACTCAAgcttttaacaataaaaaatataaaaattcacaTGCAATACTCTgaagtttataattaatatctGTTATGTGTATTAAATAGTTGATAAT belongs to Arachis duranensis cultivar V14167 chromosome 8, aradu.V14167.gnm2.J7QH, whole genome shotgun sequence and includes:
- the LOC110274369 gene encoding uncharacterized protein LOC110274369, which encodes MHLEQKLNCKWLLIIYQLRVRVLNLKKRWKLSPGTFGSSISTPSKRKSKKKLEAITTSQASSSSSKAHIQTTIIHASSAMNFKSILGVAVACLESTFNSACSEVM